The following coding sequences are from one Biomphalaria glabrata chromosome 8, xgBioGlab47.1, whole genome shotgun sequence window:
- the LOC106058816 gene encoding uncharacterized protein LOC106058816 translates to MAEANKVKIVTRNNASFEGTLHHIDEFTGKIVLKNVVTDGVKLFGPQHFYSTDIIELQYIKDVPVMTQLLTHSREKVKQKNQLYKKPTRPQYKKVDSNKLTMAHVYKDISGTSEDDNQVTKEDFEDFCETDQYIIINKICDKFYQAISHILEQSVVGLQLDGVSIGRNGTLSVVEIVTESRVIIFDILRLGNKAFSEGLREILENSDIMKVTHDCRFLSDMIYHKYKISLNNIFDTQVASAIVHRIYHKGDWPRYVESLPSSLMKHLHLSYDQIHMMRTREHCTKDDEEDAWLQRPLPQNLLKAVSKNLSYLIRLHTVLHYKMLLEFQTGVKVYLNHVDHLGGDVDHCQTNRHLLPKAFTDLHHFINLYNVADQRKVPDNSFKASRPSLKDKNILLSRDSVHSAPSTIPSPSLEGSESQATQSGRRTQETHCHDNPVENKAGSVHDHNCTRFKGQKLKPLRSSPSVSDSDKINHGFDTEYKNPSINPPLLVKEDSDHIDSTSTNINRPLETVPSKPDNGEVQLTNQVHGYFPKSNQHKLTSPSSHTADGSTTIASKNSRLKHSKLFNSASNNSANESFSTSDSESNSSRLRQSKLFSSPSDIPARDKILTSDSDNSPLRHPFQQMTGSSETNNSMLMNDRPSTKIISPKSLLSAASDSESGRSSPPGRVERFCEFLQNLSLGSDDSANHGLTFNDDVRRTDKCDMAVDTMELSEPSESPRASSSSDEESCSSSAHDNQVKVNVLDTIPAGMRTFACKKNMKFKSRTDNFVESDDAGEDARFVPKDQDDEEYGYIPMQHSLHRSKLLTLASAEVEPVYACEESDPEAGENENQLHTLQKVLKLVSTQDIKRKLLPSKLKL, encoded by the exons ATGGCAGAAGcaaataaagttaaaattgtAACTCGAAATAATGCTTCTTTCGAAGGAACTTTACACCATATTGATGAATTTACAGGgaaaatagttttgaaaaatg ttgtTACTGATGGTGTGAAGTTGTTTGGGCCTCAGCATTTTTATAGCACAGACATAATAGAAT TGCAGTACATAAAGGATGTACCAGTAATGACACAATTATTAACACATTCAAG GGAAAAGGTGAAGCAAAAAAATCAGCTATACAAGAAACCAACTCGGCCTCAGTACAAGAAAGTGGACTCCAATAAATTAACTATGGCTCACGTATACAAAGACATATCAG GCACGTCTGAGGACGATAACCAAGTTACAAAGGAAGATTTTGAAGACTTCTGTGAAACAGATCAGTATATCATCATCAACAAAATTTGTGACAAGTTTTATCAAGCC atttcGCACATTCTGGAACAGTCCGTGGTTGGATTGCAATTAGATGGTGTTAGCATTGGCAGAAATGGGACTTTGTCAGTGGTGGAG ATTGTGACAGAATCAAGAGTTATCATCTTTGACATTTTGAGGTTGGGCAATAAAGCTTTCAGTGAAGGACTTCGGGAAATACTGGAGAATAGTGATATTATGAAA GTGACCCATGACTGCAGGTTTTTGTCTGATATGATTTACCACAAGTACAAAATATCTttgaacaatatttttgataccCAGGTAG CCAGTGCTATTGTACATAGAATCTATCATAAGGGAGACTGGCCTCGCTATGTTGAAAGCTTGCCCTCCAGTCTAATGAAGCACTTACACCTGTCCTATGATCAAATACACATGATGAGAACTAGAGAACACTGTACAAAG GATGACGAGGAAGATGCATGGCTTCAAAGGCCACTGCCTCAAAATCTTTTGAAAGCAGTTTCGAAGAATCTGAGTTATTTGATTCGGCTCCACACAGTCTTGCACTACAAAATGTTGTTAGAATTTCAGACTGGAGTCAAAGTCTACTTGAACCATGTGGACCACTTAGGAGGGGATGTAGATCATTGCCAG ACAAATCGACATCTTCTTCCTAAAGCATTTACAGACTTGCATCACTTCATCAACCTGTACAATGTTGCAGATCAAAGAAAAGTTCCAGACAATAGCTTCAAAGCCAGCCGACCAAGCCttaaagacaaaaatattttattgtcaagAGACTCTGTGCACAGCGCACCAAGTACCATCCCAT CACCATCATTAGAAGGCTCTGAGTCCCAAGCGACTCAGTCAGGTAGAAGAACACAAGAAACCCATTGCCATGACAATCCTGTTGAGAACAAAGCCGGTTCTGTCCATGACCATAATTGCACGCGTTTTAAAGGTCAAAAGTTGAAACCACTGAGGTCTAGTCCAAGTGTTTCTGACAGTGATAAAATTAATCATGGTTTTGATACAGAATACAAAAATCCATCAATAAATCCACCTTTACTAGTGAAAGAAGATTCAGATCACATCGACTCCACATCAACAAATATTAACCGTCCTTTGGAAACTGTACCTAGTAAACCTGACAATGGTGAAGTCCAACTTACCAATCAAGTACATGGATACTTTCCTAAATCAAATCAACACAAGCTGACCAGTCCCTCCAGTCATACTGCTGATGGTTCGACAACCATAGCAAGCAAGAATAGCAGATTGAAACATTCTAAACTGTTTAATTCTGCTTCCAATAATAGTGCAAATGAGTCCTTTTCTACCAGTGATTCAGAAAGCAATAGTTCCAGACTAAGACAGTCTAAGCTGTTCAGCAGTCCATCAGATATTCCTGCTAGAGATAAGATACTCACCAGTGATTCAGACAACTCTCCATTAAGACATCCTTTTCAACAGATGACCGGGTCATCCGAAACCAACAATTCTATGTTAATGAATGACAGACCATCTACCAAGATTATTAGCCCCAAAAGTTTACTGTCGGCTGCCAGTGACAGCGAATCAGGAAGGTCTTCCCCCCCAGGCCGAGTCGAAAGATTTTGTGAGTTCTTACAGAACCTGTCACTAGGGAGTGATGACTCTGCCAATCATGGTCTGACATTCAATGACGATGTGAGGCGGACAGATAAGTGTGACATGGCTGTGGACACAATGGAACTTTCCGAGCCCAGTGAGTCTCCTCGCGCCTCATCCTCCTCTGATGAAGAGAGCTGCTCATCTTCTGCCCATGATAATCAGGTCAAGGTCAACGTATTGGATACCATTCCTGCTGGCATGAGAACCTTTGCTTGTAAGAAAAATATGAAGTTTAAAAGCAGGACAGACAACTTTGTAGAATCAG atgATGCTGGGGAAGATGCAAGGTTTGTTCCAAAAGACCAAGATGATGAGGAATATGGATACATACCAATGCAACATTCACTACATAGATCTAAGCTGTTGACCTTAGCTTCTGCTGAAGTAGAGCCAGTCTATGCTTGTGAGGAGAGTGATCCTGAGGCTGGGGAGAATGAGAATCAATTACATACGCTACAGAAAGTGTTAAAGCTAGTCTCCACTCAGGACATTAAGCGGAAATTGTTGCCTTCCAAATTAAAACTTTAA